From Vibrio aerogenes, a single genomic window includes:
- the minD gene encoding septum site-determining protein MinD has translation MARIIVVTSGKGGVGKTTSSAAIASGLALKGNKTVVIDFDIGLRNLDLIMGCERRVVYDFVNVIQGEATLNQAMIKDKRTENLFILPASQTRDKDALTHDGVKRVLDELNDMEFDFIICDSPAGIEQGALMALYFADEAIITTNPEVSSVRDSDRILGILDSKSLRAEQGLEPIKQHLLLTRYHPARVNQGEMLSIHDVEDILHIPLMGVIPESQAVLNASNKGIPVIFDEQSDAGQAYLDTVDRLLGNAVEFRFLTEPKRGIFQRLFGG, from the coding sequence ATGGCACGTATTATTGTTGTGACGTCCGGGAAAGGCGGCGTAGGAAAAACAACTTCAAGTGCAGCAATTGCGTCGGGATTAGCCCTGAAAGGGAATAAGACTGTGGTGATCGATTTTGATATCGGGTTGCGCAATCTGGATCTGATTATGGGATGTGAACGTCGGGTTGTTTACGATTTCGTCAATGTGATTCAGGGTGAAGCCACGCTGAATCAAGCCATGATTAAAGACAAACGCACTGAAAACTTATTTATCCTTCCCGCGTCACAAACCAGGGATAAAGATGCGCTGACCCATGACGGGGTGAAACGTGTTCTTGATGAACTGAATGATATGGAGTTTGACTTTATTATTTGTGACTCCCCGGCAGGTATCGAGCAAGGTGCACTGATGGCACTTTATTTTGCAGATGAAGCCATTATCACCACGAACCCGGAAGTTTCATCGGTCAGAGACTCAGACCGGATTTTAGGAATTCTCGACTCGAAATCACTACGTGCAGAGCAAGGACTGGAGCCGATCAAACAGCATCTGTTACTGACCCGCTATCATCCTGCGCGGGTAAATCAGGGAGAAATGCTGAGTATTCATGATGTTGAAGATATTCTGCACATTCCGCTGATGGGCGTGATTCCTGAAAGCCAGGCGGTGCTGAATGCTTCCAACAAAGGGATTCCGGTGATTTTCGACGAGCAGTCAGATGCAGGTCAGGCATATCTGGATACCGTTGATCGCCTGCTGGGTAATGCGGTTGAATTCCGTTTTCTGACAGAGCCGAAGCGCGGTATATTTCAGCGACTATTCGGGGGCTAA
- the rnd gene encoding ribonuclease D codes for MEYQIITGSEELAEVCRQAMAHPVVMLDTEFVRIRTFHAKLGLIQLYDGETLSLIDPTTIEDMSPFVSLLKAPAVLKVLHACGEDLEVFYHEFNCVPEPMLDTQIMAAFLGYGLSTGFAALVSDIVGLELDKSESRTDWMARPLSSRQLDYAAADVFYLMPVYQHLSERLETTSWKDAAYEESQLQSQKRVVAPDVEKAYLSVKGAWQLRPRQLAVLKLIASWRLEEAMKRDLALNFVIKEAELLTIARLGLNGSKRMLAEGIHPKLVKRHGNHLCQLVRKAQALEAEHYPEPIVPVSDYPGYKQLFKTLKTQVTSVAEAHNLANEFVASRKQLNDLISWIWKHQEAECKTPDLMQGWRKPLLGETLYQMIKA; via the coding sequence ACTGGCAGAAGTATGCAGACAAGCCATGGCGCATCCGGTTGTAATGCTGGACACTGAGTTTGTCAGAATCAGAACGTTTCATGCAAAGCTGGGACTGATTCAGTTGTATGATGGTGAAACGCTGTCACTGATTGACCCCACGACCATAGAAGATATGTCGCCGTTTGTCAGTCTGCTCAAAGCACCAGCGGTTTTGAAAGTCTTACATGCATGTGGCGAAGATCTGGAAGTGTTTTACCATGAATTCAATTGTGTTCCGGAACCCATGCTGGATACACAGATTATGGCGGCCTTTCTTGGATATGGCTTATCAACGGGATTTGCCGCGCTGGTCAGTGATATTGTCGGACTTGAACTGGATAAAAGTGAATCGCGCACAGACTGGATGGCGAGGCCTCTGTCATCCAGACAGCTTGACTACGCTGCTGCTGATGTATTTTATCTCATGCCGGTGTATCAGCATTTATCTGAGCGTCTGGAAACAACCTCATGGAAAGATGCTGCGTATGAAGAGTCACAACTTCAGTCTCAGAAGAGGGTTGTCGCACCAGACGTTGAGAAAGCATATCTGAGCGTGAAAGGTGCCTGGCAGCTCAGACCCAGACAACTTGCGGTTTTAAAGCTGATTGCCTCATGGCGGCTTGAAGAAGCGATGAAGCGGGATCTGGCGTTAAACTTTGTTATAAAAGAAGCAGAACTGCTGACGATTGCCCGGTTAGGGTTGAACGGATCGAAGCGTATGCTGGCAGAAGGGATTCATCCGAAGCTGGTCAAACGTCACGGCAACCACCTTTGTCAGCTGGTCAGAAAAGCCCAGGCGCTTGAAGCAGAACATTATCCGGAACCCATCGTGCCTGTTTCCGATTATCCGGGTTACAAGCAGCTGTTTAAAACGTTGAAAACACAGGTCACTTCGGTTGCTGAAGCGCATAATCTGGCCAATGAATTTGTGGCATCGCGCAAACAGCTGAATGATTTGATTAGCTGGATATGGAAGCATCAGGAAGCTGAATGTAAAACTCCGGATCTGATGCAGGGCTGGAGAAAGCCGTTGTTGGGAGAGACGCTGTATCAGATGATTAAAGCATAA
- the minE gene encoding cell division topological specificity factor MinE codes for MSLLEFFRPKKQTSASMAKERLQIIVAERRSHDDPAPNYLPQLKEDILKVIAKYVDVNPDMVELSFEQKDDELAVLELNVKLPDDEKE; via the coding sequence ATGTCATTACTTGAGTTTTTCCGCCCCAAAAAACAAACATCGGCCAGCATGGCAAAAGAACGGTTACAAATTATTGTTGCCGAGCGTCGCAGTCATGACGACCCGGCTCCGAACTATCTGCCACAGCTGAAAGAAGATATTCTGAAGGTCATTGCCAAATATGTCGACGTGAACCCGGACATGGTTGAGTTATCTTTTGAGCAGAAAGATGACGAACTGGCCGTTCTGGAACTGAATGTCAAACTGCCTGATGATGAGAAAGAGTGA